In a genomic window of Sulfuricaulis sp.:
- a CDS encoding SpoIIE family protein phosphatase, with amino-acid sequence MKLLIEQGAKGDSGLVLLRSKLRAVSRRMGFSDLKREHMELVCNEMVTNQNKYAEGNGLVQIWEASDPAPALDLFAFDYGKGILNVQNAIQDGFTTAGTMGKGLGAIKRLSDLCEIYSLPVEHAKDSDWHGTAVWSRFYQHNPDPEYFHDLGVYSRAYQDSTFNGDLIQVRTGATRTRWLHMDGLGHGREAAEVVEGVGYFLDDETPVDGLMQRLSTKLQGTRGAVAMICEVDNISHNMTICGVGDMVAHLISKGDKKAISFSPGVLGHAHRSLETFNYDFPDQALLITASDGLRRSMTLRTFPDLWRLHPQVIALVLGQVVGRHNDDRSALTIRVNQNTRK; translated from the coding sequence ATGAAATTGCTCATCGAGCAGGGGGCGAAGGGTGACAGTGGGCTCGTGTTGTTGCGTTCGAAACTGCGGGCCGTGTCGCGCCGCATGGGTTTCAGCGATCTGAAACGGGAACATATGGAACTGGTATGCAATGAGATGGTGACGAATCAGAACAAATACGCCGAAGGCAACGGTCTGGTGCAGATATGGGAGGCCAGCGATCCCGCGCCGGCCCTGGATCTGTTCGCTTTCGATTACGGAAAGGGCATTCTGAATGTGCAGAATGCTATCCAGGACGGCTTCACCACCGCCGGTACCATGGGCAAGGGATTGGGTGCCATCAAGCGCTTGTCCGATCTATGCGAGATTTACAGCCTGCCGGTCGAACACGCCAAGGATTCGGATTGGCACGGCACGGCCGTGTGGTCACGTTTTTATCAACATAATCCGGATCCGGAGTATTTTCACGACCTCGGCGTCTACTCACGAGCCTACCAGGACAGCACATTCAACGGTGACCTGATCCAGGTCCGCACCGGGGCAACCAGAACCCGTTGGCTGCACATGGACGGGCTCGGTCACGGTCGCGAGGCGGCAGAGGTTGTGGAGGGCGTCGGTTATTTCCTCGACGACGAAACGCCGGTGGACGGGTTGATGCAGCGCCTGAGCACAAAACTTCAGGGGACACGCGGCGCCGTCGCCATGATCTGCGAGGTCGATAATATCTCCCACAACATGACGATTTGCGGCGTCGGCGACATGGTCGCTCACCTGATCTCCAAGGGCGATAAAAAAGCCATCTCGTTTTCTCCCGGTGTGCTGGGTCATGCCCACCGCTCGCTGGAAACCTTCAATTATGACTTTCCCGACCAGGCCCTGCTCATTACCGCTTCCGACGGCCTGCGGCGAAGCATGACCCTGCGTACCTTTCCCGATCTTTGGCGGCTCCATCCGCAGGTGATCGCGCTGGTACTGGGGCAAGTCGTGGGCCGGCACAACGACGACCGGTCCGCATTAACCATTCGCGTAAACCAAAATACGAGGAAATAG
- a CDS encoding GGDEF domain-containing protein, protein MLTLTIIVEPDRQRLARFAMDAVEALGGNVFASANMLESMLRLLRDDCAKAKTPVEVNLHIIEELSLCLAWGERHEVLATLTKPPSADTIKALTMRLKNASESADSTLLKRRNEQIIADLESAKQRARIEMEELETLLEMKKNELNKSILAAQTDALTGLYNRSGYDTRLREAFLRCKHQGEPLSLMLLDLDFFKQVNDTHGHQYGDEYLKKMAKALRASVREHVDHPCRMGGDEFAIILYSDLVVAQRAASKILNLMECKVSIGIAQLQENESIESLVGRADTVLYEAKHLGRGRFVSDELKESRVKVV, encoded by the coding sequence ATGCTGACATTGACCATTATTGTCGAGCCCGACCGGCAACGTCTCGCGCGCTTTGCGATGGACGCCGTCGAGGCGCTTGGCGGGAATGTTTTTGCCTCGGCCAACATGCTCGAAAGTATGCTGCGTCTCCTGCGCGACGATTGCGCCAAGGCCAAGACTCCCGTGGAAGTCAATCTTCACATAATAGAAGAACTGTCCCTGTGTCTCGCTTGGGGAGAACGGCACGAAGTCCTGGCCACACTGACCAAGCCGCCCTCCGCCGACACCATCAAGGCCCTCACCATGCGACTCAAGAATGCCAGCGAGTCCGCCGATTCAACGCTGCTCAAGCGGCGCAATGAACAAATCATCGCCGACCTTGAAAGCGCCAAACAACGCGCGCGCATCGAGATGGAAGAACTTGAAACGCTGCTGGAGATGAAAAAGAACGAACTCAACAAATCCATTCTGGCTGCCCAGACCGACGCCCTCACGGGACTGTACAACCGCAGCGGTTATGACACGCGCCTGCGCGAGGCCTTCCTGCGCTGCAAACACCAGGGCGAGCCGCTCAGCCTGATGCTGCTCGACCTCGATTTTTTCAAGCAGGTCAACGACACCCACGGGCATCAGTACGGTGACGAATACCTGAAGAAAATGGCCAAGGCCCTGCGCGCCAGCGTGCGCGAACACGTGGACCACCCCTGCCGCATGGGGGGTGATGAATTCGCCATTATTCTGTATTCAGATTTAGTGGTTGCCCAGCGCGCCGCCAGCAAAATACTCAACTTGATGGAATGCAAGGTCAGTATCGGTATCGCCCAGTTACAGGAAAACGAAAGCATCGAAAGCCTGGTCGGGCGCGCCGATACGGTCCTGTACGAGGCCAAGCATCTCGGCCGCGGCCGCTTTGTATCCGATGAGCTCAAGGAGTCTCGAGTCAAGGTCGTTTAA
- a CDS encoding STAS domain-containing protein, whose protein sequence is MAKETPQQKTTNQILIEQLMLNVGKISAIIEKQGQSIFGHKNLLSNNEINDYSLEFLELLTMLLQAGDKVDRRGAEYKALRQFFANFSQQIQVRGGDMDEFVRYVHFLQSTFLENLEADKSVDFEKSREILMLLGSIFNDIILEVFHIYLETKEKTIQAQQEELKQTSTPITEIWDGVLTLPIIGSLDSSRTMIVMEKLLSRIESDRARVVVIDVTGVMAIDSQVSHHLIQMIRATGLMGATAILTGIRPEIARALTSLNIDLTSVTTRSKLSEGLKEAFRQLNIEVSRPGK, encoded by the coding sequence ATGGCCAAGGAAACACCGCAGCAAAAAACGACCAATCAGATATTGATTGAACAGCTCATGCTTAACGTGGGGAAGATCTCGGCCATCATCGAGAAACAGGGGCAGAGCATCTTCGGACACAAGAACCTGCTCTCGAACAACGAGATCAACGATTACAGTCTTGAATTTCTCGAGCTGCTGACCATGTTGCTACAAGCCGGCGATAAAGTGGACCGGCGTGGCGCAGAATACAAGGCACTGCGGCAATTCTTTGCCAATTTCTCGCAGCAAATCCAGGTGCGCGGCGGCGACATGGACGAATTCGTACGCTATGTCCACTTCCTTCAGAGCACCTTTTTGGAAAATCTCGAGGCCGACAAGTCGGTCGACTTTGAGAAATCGCGTGAGATCCTGATGCTGCTCGGAAGTATCTTCAACGACATCATCCTGGAAGTATTTCACATCTACCTGGAAACCAAGGAAAAGACCATTCAGGCACAACAGGAGGAGCTGAAACAGACCTCCACGCCCATCACCGAAATCTGGGATGGCGTACTGACGTTGCCCATCATCGGCTCGCTCGATTCCTCGCGCACCATGATTGTCATGGAAAAGCTGCTGTCGCGCATCGAATCGGACCGTGCGCGCGTGGTGGTCATCGACGTTACCGGCGTGATGGCGATCGACTCGCAGGTGTCACATCACCTGATACAGATGATCCGCGCCACCGGCCTCATGGGCGCCACCGCCATCCTGACCGGCATCCGGCCGGAGATCGCGCGCGCGCTGACCAGCTTGAATATCGACCTGACCAGCGTGACCACGCGCTCCAAGTTGTCCGAGGGCCTGAAAGAGGCGTTCCGTCAGCTGAACATTGAGGTCAGTCGCCCCGGCAAGTAA
- a CDS encoding alanine--glyoxylate aminotransferase family protein has translation MSYTSFNPPVRTLMGPGPSDVHPRVLTAMARPTIGHLDPAFIAMMEEIKGLLQYAFQTSNALTIPISAPGSAGMEACFVNLMEPGEKVVLCINGVFGARMKENIERAGGVPIVVEDAVGTAVNPNKLEDALKAHRDAKIVAFVHAETSTGVQSDAKTLAEIARRHSCLTIVDTVTSLGGSPLKVDEWGLDAVFSGSQKCLSCSPGLAPLTLNDRAVDKIKKRKTRIQSWFLDLNLLMGYWGSGKRAYHHTAPVNTLYGLHEALAMLQEEGLEHSWARHQHHHLALRSGIEAMGLSFLVKEPVRLPQLNAIMVPEGVDDAVLRSRLLNDYNLEIGAGLGTLAGKIVRIGLMGYGANMKNVMYCLEALEAVLADMRAPIRTGVAMNAAQSVAILN, from the coding sequence ATGAGTTACACCTCCTTCAACCCCCCGGTCCGCACTCTGATGGGGCCGGGACCCTCGGACGTGCATCCGCGCGTGCTCACGGCCATGGCGCGCCCGACCATCGGCCACCTCGACCCCGCTTTCATCGCGATGATGGAAGAAATCAAGGGACTGCTGCAATACGCCTTCCAGACCAGCAATGCCCTGACGATTCCCATCTCCGCACCCGGCTCGGCCGGCATGGAGGCCTGTTTCGTCAACCTGATGGAACCGGGCGAAAAAGTCGTCTTGTGCATCAACGGCGTCTTCGGCGCGCGCATGAAGGAAAACATTGAGCGTGCCGGCGGCGTGCCAATCGTGGTGGAGGACGCCGTGGGCACCGCCGTGAATCCGAACAAGCTCGAGGATGCGCTCAAGGCCCATCGCGACGCCAAAATCGTCGCCTTCGTGCACGCCGAGACTTCCACCGGCGTGCAATCGGATGCCAAAACCCTCGCCGAAATCGCACGCCGTCACAGCTGCCTGACCATCGTGGACACCGTGACTTCGCTCGGTGGCTCGCCTCTGAAGGTGGATGAATGGGGCCTCGATGCCGTCTTCTCCGGCTCACAGAAATGCCTGTCCTGTTCCCCGGGGTTGGCCCCCCTCACGCTGAACGACCGCGCGGTGGACAAGATCAAGAAACGCAAAACCAGAATCCAGAGCTGGTTCCTCGACCTCAACCTGTTGATGGGCTACTGGGGCTCGGGCAAGCGCGCCTACCACCACACGGCCCCGGTCAACACCTTATATGGTCTGCACGAGGCGCTGGCCATGCTGCAGGAAGAGGGGTTGGAGCATTCCTGGGCCCGCCATCAGCACCATCATCTGGCGCTGCGCTCGGGCATCGAGGCCATGGGGCTTTCCTTCCTCGTCAAGGAGCCCGTGCGCCTGCCGCAACTGAACGCGATCATGGTACCGGAAGGCGTGGACGATGCCGTGCTGCGCAGCCGTCTGCTCAACGATTACAATCTCGAAATCGGCGCTGGGCTCGGGACACTGGCCGGCAAGATTGTACGCATCGGCCTCATGGGTTACGGCGCCAACATGAAAAACGTCATGTACTGCCTGGAAGCGCTCGAAGCCGTGCTGGCCGATATGCGCGCCCCGATCCGCACTGGCGTGGCCATGAATGCCGCGCAGAGCGTGGCTATTTTGAATTAA
- a CDS encoding IclR family transcriptional regulator — translation MNKPAASSIQVIDRVTALLEAITTHPEPSSLKFLSAETRLHPSTAFRILNALACHGLVERTQAGRYALGVKLLHFGSHVHGKVDLLREAKPIMQSLCAEIGESVNLTVRESDEVVYVERVIPNRMMRVEQVIGSRAPLHVTAVGKLFLAESGEKACREYARRTGLPRYTPNTLTQVTKLWAQIANTHKQGFALDNEEAETGVSCIGVPVRDAHGIMMAGLSISAPRERRQQSWVALIKKAGADLSARLGYSAKN, via the coding sequence ATGAATAAACCCGCCGCTTCTTCCATTCAAGTCATCGACCGGGTCACCGCCCTGCTCGAGGCCATCACCACGCATCCGGAACCGTCCAGCCTGAAATTCTTGTCGGCTGAAACCCGCCTGCATCCTTCCACCGCCTTCCGCATTCTCAACGCGCTGGCGTGTCATGGCCTCGTGGAGCGCACGCAGGCCGGCCGCTACGCGCTGGGGGTAAAGCTGCTGCATTTCGGCAGCCACGTGCATGGCAAGGTGGATCTGTTGCGCGAGGCCAAACCGATCATGCAATCGCTGTGCGCAGAGATTGGCGAGAGCGTAAATCTCACCGTGCGCGAAAGTGACGAAGTGGTGTACGTTGAACGCGTGATCCCCAACCGCATGATGCGCGTGGAACAGGTGATCGGCAGTCGCGCACCGTTGCACGTGACCGCGGTGGGCAAGCTGTTCCTGGCCGAGAGCGGCGAGAAGGCCTGCCGCGAGTATGCCCGCCGCACCGGTCTGCCACGCTACACTCCCAATACCCTCACCCAGGTCACCAAGCTCTGGGCCCAGATCGCCAACACGCACAAGCAGGGATTCGCACTCGACAACGAGGAAGCGGAAACGGGCGTGAGCTGCATCGGCGTGCCGGTACGTGACGCCCATGGCATCATGATGGCGGGTCTGTCCATCTCCGCGCCGCGGGAACGACGGCAGCAGTCCTGGGTGGCCCTGATCAAGAAGGCCGGCGCCGATTTGTCCGCCCGGCTCGGTTACAGCGCCAAGAACTGA
- the corA gene encoding magnesium/cobalt transporter CorA, translating to MTRLVQKRSRKTGLPPGTAVHIGEKKSEQTRIQLLHYDAVQVTERELEDIEDGESLRPGTGVTWVHVTGVHDVALLDKIGRGFGLHPLVLEDISNTDQRPKFEDYGDYIYVVLKMLHDGPSSRDIEAEQVSVIFGKDFVLSFEEAEPTVFDPVRERIRAGRARVRERGADYLAYSLLDAVVDNYFSLLEQVGERMELLQDELLTLPTPRMQQSLHRLRREMVLLRKSVWPLREVLSGLERGRSGLIREDTYIYLRDVYDHTVHVIDTIETFRDMIGGLMDIYLMSLSNRMNEIMKVLTIIATIFMPLSFIASLYGMNFRHMPELDWPWGYPLVLLLMVAVTGGLLLFFRRKKWI from the coding sequence ATGACCCGGCTGGTGCAAAAACGCTCACGCAAGACCGGTTTGCCGCCCGGCACCGCCGTGCACATCGGCGAGAAGAAAAGCGAACAGACGCGCATCCAGCTGTTGCATTACGACGCCGTGCAGGTGACGGAGAGGGAGCTTGAGGACATCGAGGATGGCGAGAGTTTGCGCCCGGGAACGGGTGTGACCTGGGTGCATGTCACGGGTGTGCACGACGTGGCGTTGCTGGACAAGATCGGCCGCGGCTTCGGGCTTCACCCGCTGGTGCTGGAGGACATCTCGAACACCGACCAGCGTCCGAAGTTCGAGGATTACGGCGACTATATCTATGTCGTGCTCAAGATGCTGCACGACGGTCCATCCAGCCGCGACATCGAGGCGGAACAGGTGAGCGTCATTTTCGGCAAGGATTTCGTGTTGTCTTTCGAAGAGGCCGAGCCGACGGTTTTCGATCCGGTGCGTGAGCGTATCCGCGCCGGGCGTGCCCGGGTGCGCGAACGTGGCGCGGACTATCTTGCGTACAGCTTGCTGGATGCGGTGGTGGACAATTATTTTTCACTGCTGGAACAGGTCGGTGAGCGCATGGAGCTACTCCAGGATGAACTGCTGACGTTGCCGACGCCCCGGATGCAGCAGAGCCTGCATCGGCTCCGGCGCGAGATGGTGCTGCTGCGCAAATCGGTATGGCCCCTGCGCGAGGTGCTGAGCGGGTTGGAGCGTGGCCGATCCGGCCTTATCAGGGAAGATACGTATATATATCTGCGGGACGTGTACGACCACACGGTGCACGTGATCGATACCATTGAAACCTTTCGTGACATGATTGGCGGTCTGATGGACATCTATTTGATGAGCCTGAGCAATCGCATGAACGAGATCATGAAGGTGCTAACGATCATTGCCACTATCTTCATGCCGCTGTCTTTTATCGCCAGCCTTTATGGCATGAATTTCCGTCACATGCCCGAGCTGGACTGGCCCTGGGGCTATCCGCTGGTGTTGCTGCTGATGGTGGCGGTGACCGGAGGCTTGCTGCTGTTCTTCCGGCGGAAGAAATGGATCTAA
- a CDS encoding FIST C-terminal domain-containing protein — MDMFRVAHATATDWRLAANACLAQIGNVPPEANLGFLYVTDLLATDLPNILTFFKEQTDIIHWVGSVGVGVCATSQEYNDEPALSVMIADFPPDSFRVFPAIKADIDEFAEHRVWCEKFDAHFGVVHGDPRNPKTPTFIAELAEAINDGYLVGGLSSSRGPNFQIAGGLTEGGLSGVVFSSKVPVATAHTQGCSPLGQKHQVTECQNNIAIRIDDRPALDVFNEEVGEVLARDLSRAAGYIFAGFPIKGSDTGDYVVRNLMGVDTENKLLAVGGYLNPGDTIMFCRRDINTAYEDLLRMLRDIKSRLVGRPKGGVYYSCLGRGVHMFGEDSAELRAIRQELGDIPLVGFFANGEISHNRLYGFTGVLTLFS; from the coding sequence ATGGACATGTTCCGCGTGGCACATGCCACGGCCACGGACTGGCGGCTAGCCGCCAATGCCTGCCTGGCCCAGATCGGCAATGTCCCTCCGGAGGCTAATCTCGGCTTTCTCTATGTCACCGACCTTCTGGCCACCGATCTGCCCAACATCCTCACATTTTTCAAAGAACAGACCGACATTATTCACTGGGTCGGCAGCGTCGGCGTCGGGGTCTGCGCCACCTCGCAGGAATACAACGACGAGCCCGCGCTCAGTGTGATGATCGCCGACTTCCCGCCGGACAGTTTCCGCGTATTCCCGGCAATCAAAGCCGATATCGATGAATTCGCCGAACACCGTGTCTGGTGCGAAAAATTTGATGCGCACTTTGGCGTGGTACACGGCGATCCGCGCAATCCGAAAACGCCAACCTTCATCGCCGAGCTGGCCGAGGCCATCAACGACGGCTACCTGGTCGGCGGACTGAGCTCTTCGCGCGGGCCGAATTTCCAGATCGCCGGTGGCCTGACCGAGGGCGGCCTGTCGGGCGTGGTATTTTCCTCGAAAGTGCCGGTCGCCACCGCGCACACGCAAGGCTGCTCGCCGCTGGGTCAGAAACACCAGGTCACCGAATGCCAGAACAACATCGCCATCCGCATCGACGACCGGCCGGCGCTCGATGTGTTCAACGAGGAAGTGGGCGAGGTCCTGGCGCGTGACCTGTCGCGCGCCGCGGGATACATCTTCGCGGGTTTCCCCATCAAGGGATCGGACACCGGGGATTATGTGGTGCGCAACCTGATGGGCGTGGACACGGAGAACAAGCTGCTGGCCGTGGGTGGCTACCTGAATCCCGGGGACACTATCATGTTCTGCCGGCGCGACATCAACACGGCCTACGAAGACCTGCTGCGCATGCTGCGTGACATAAAGTCACGCCTGGTCGGCCGCCCCAAGGGCGGCGTTTACTATTCCTGCCTTGGCCGCGGCGTGCACATGTTTGGGGAAGACTCGGCGGAATTGCGCGCCATCCGCCAGGAACTGGGCGACATCCCGCTGGTGGGCTTTTTCGCCAACGGTGAAATCTCACATAACCGGTTGTACGGCTTCACCGGAGTATTGACCCTGTTCTCCTGA